In the genome of Globicephala melas chromosome 7, mGloMel1.2, whole genome shotgun sequence, one region contains:
- the TMEM237 gene encoding transmembrane protein 237 has product MRANSGLRVEEDHPVSGERPPRALPPVPSANQDDIPLSRPKKKKPRTKTTLASASLEGLVQTAVHRPPEGSEPPTKDPIEHQEAPVQRRQKKTKLPLELETAFTQKKTSSASLLPNENGINVEPAEEPAIQKPRRKTKKTQPAELHYANELGVEDEDIITDEQSSPEQQSVLTAPTGISQPVGKVFVEKSRRFQAADRSELIKTTEKIDVSMDMKPSWTTRDVALSVNRAFRMIGLFSHGFLAGCAVWNIVVIYVLAGDELSNLSNLLQQYKTLAYPFQSLLYLLLALSTVSAFDRIDFAKTSVAIRNFLALDPTALASFLYFTALILSLSQQMTSDRIHLYTPSSVNGSLWAEGVEEQVLQPWIVVNLVVALLVGLSWLFLSYRPGMDLSEELMFSSDVEEYPDKDRGIKASS; this is encoded by the exons CGTCCTCCACGAGCTCTTCCACCTGTGCCaag TGCTAATCAAG atgataTTCCACTTAGTCGTCCTAAGAAAAAGAAGCCCAGAACAAAAACCACGCTAG CTAGTGCTTCTTTGGAAGGTCTTGTTCAGACTGCTGTTCACAGGCCACCTGAGGGCAGTGAGCCACCAACTAAAGACCCCATAGAACATCAAGAAGCTCCTGTTCAAAGGAGACAGAAGAAGACGAAGCTACCTCTTG AACTGGAGACTGCCTTTACCCAGAAGAAGACTTCTAGTGCATCTTTATTACCAAATGAAAATGGTATCAACGTGGAGCCAGCTGAGGAGCCAGCTATTCAGAAACCTCGAAGGAAGACAAA GAAAACCCAGCCAGCAGAATTACATTATGCCAATGAGCTAGGAGTTGAAGATGAAGACATAATTACTGATGAGCAAAGTAGTCCAGAACAACAGTCTGTACTGACTGCACCCACTGGTATTAGCCAGCCTGTAGGGAAAGTGTTTGTGGAAAAAAGCC GGCGATTCCAGGCTGCTGATCGCTCAGAGTTGATAAAGACCACAGAAAAGATAGACGTGTCGATGGACATGAAGCCTTCCTGGACCACCAGAGATGTTGCACTGTCAGTGAACCGGGCTTTCAG GATGATTGGTCTCTTTTCTCATGGCTTCTTggctggctgtgctgtgtggaATATTGTTGTGATATATGTTTTAGCAGGAGACGAGCTTTCTAACCTCTCAAACCTTCTGCAACAATACAAGACGTTAGCATATCCATTCCAGAGTCTTCTCTACTTGCTTTTGGCTCTAAGTACAGTTTCAGCTTTTGACAG GATTGACTTTGCTAAAACATCAGTAGCCATCCGAAATTTTCTTGCCCTGGATCCAACAGCTTTAGCATCTTTCT tGTACTTTACTGCTCTTATATTATCTCTGAGTCAACAAATGACAAGTGACAGAATCCACCTTTACACACCTTCTTCTGTTAATGGTAGCCTCTG GGCAGAAGGAGTTGAGGAACAGGTTCTCCAGCCATGGATTGTGGTGAATCTGGTGGTGGCCCTTCTGGTTGGATTATCTTGGCTTTTTTTGTCTTATAGGCCAGGCATGGATCTTAGTGAAG AGTTGATGTTCTCCTCTGATGTGGAAGAATATCCTGATAAAGATAGAGGAATCAAAGCCTCTTCATAG